GGTGAGCAGCAGGTAGACCCGGTTCCCGGTGGCGCGGGCCAGCTCGCGGTGCACCTCGGCCTCGGCGAGCTGCGCCGCGTCCCCGTCCTCGGCGCGCCCCACCTCGTCCACGAGGTCCCGCAGGCGCCGCCCCTGGGCGTCGGTCCGGCAGGTGGCCGCCCGGCGGGCGATCAGGGCGCCGATGTGCCGCCGTACCTCGAAGACCTCGGTGAGCCAGCCGCTGTCGCGAGTGGCGAGCATCGGGAGGAGGTCGGCGCCGCCGAGGCGGAGGAAGTCGCGGACCCGGGTGCCGATGCCGTGCCGGGTGCTGAGGAGTCCGGCCTGTTCGAGGCGGGAGAGGGCGTGCTTGAGGGTGGTGCGGGTGACGCCGTAGCCGGCGGCGAGTTCCCGCTCGGGGGGCAGCAGCGAGCCGGGCCCGTGGGTGCCGTCCAGGATGTCCTCGCGCAGCCGGTGTTCCAGGACGTCGACGACGGACTGGCGGTTGATGGGCTCGACGGCCACGGAGGGTCTCCCTCTGGATGACAGACGGCGGACGGCGGACGACACACAGGGACGCGGCGGGCCGCAACGGCCCGGGTCCGGAGTCAAGCGGTCCGCCGCACGCGCGTCAAACCCCGCCGGGAGCCGTGGGCCGGAGACCGGCCGGTCGGGGCCGGTCTCCGGGTTCAGCGGGTGGCGGGGGTCAGAACTGCTCGACGAAGTACGGCTGGACCTCCATCCAGCCGTTGCCGGTGGCGCCGTTGAGGCGGCCGGAGCTGGTCCGGGCGAGGGTGTACCAGGAGTCGACGTAGTCCGGGTCGTCGGTCCACCAGGAGGTGGGGAGGGCGGCCAGGACGGCGTTCACCAGCGGGATGTAGGCGCCCTGGTCGGCGATGGTGAGCAGGACGGCGGCGACGGCCTGGGCGAGGGCGAGGTAGTTGGTGTCGCCGTCGTCCTCCATGAGGACCACGTCGGCGAGGTTGTACTTGTAGTTCGACCAGTTCACCAGGATCTGGTTGGGCTGGTAGACGGTGCCGTCGTACCGCAGGTAGGGCATGGCGACCGAGTCGACGCGGACCTTGCCGTCCTGGCCGAAGCCGGTGACCAGGCTGAACATCTCGGCGGCGCCCTTGAACCAGGGTTCCTCGTCGTCGGAGACCTCGATCTTGTTGATCTTGGTGGCCCACCAGCCGCCGGCGGCCTGCGCGGTGGCCACGCCCTTGGCGGCGAACTCCCGCTTCAGCACCTCCAGTCCGGCCTCCAGGGCCTTGGCGCCGTCGAGGTCGACCAGGTAGACGGGCTGCCGGGGGATCTCCCGGGTGTCGAGGGTGTGGGCGCGGCCGGCGGTGTCGTACGCGCGGACGGTGCGGGCGTGGTCGTCGGCGACGGCGGTGGCGACCAGCGGGGCTGCGCCGGCGTCGAGGGCGGCGCGCATGGACGGGTCGGCGAGCTGGACGCGGAGCAGCGGGCCGAGGTCGGCGCCGAGGCCCTTGGCTCTGGCGATGCCGCGGTCGGCGTCGGCGGTGGCGGCGGCCAGGTGGCGGCCCGGCGCGGTCGCGGACTGCGCGGCCAGCGGGGCGAGTCCGGTCGGTCCGTCGGCGGTGGCGCCGCGAAGCCGGGTCTGCCAGGCGGGGTCGGCGAGGGTGGTGGCGAGGGTGCGGGCCATCCCGTCCTCGATGGCGGACACCTGGCCGGTGGACACCTGGCCGGCGGGGGCGGGGGCCGGCGCGGGGGCAGCGGCGGCCTGGCCGGCGGCGAGCACGCCGAGCACGAGGGTCGTGACGGCGACGGTGGTGCGCCGCGGGCGGAGGAGCGACATGGGGTCTCCTGACTCGGTTGACGGGGGTGGTGCCAACGTTGAGTGGTGCCATGACAAGTGAAGTGGGAATCTGACGGTGCATCAACCCTTGCTCCTCAGAACCGCCGGACGGCCTCCCGGGCGATCCCCAGCGCCAGCGCCATGATGGTGAGTTGGGGGTTGACGCCCGGGCAGCTCGGCAGCCCGGAGGCGTCGGCGACCAGGACGCCGTGGACGCCGCGCAGCCGTCCCCACGCGTCGGCGGGCGCGGTGGCGGGGTCGGCGCCGAGGGCGACCGTGCCGGACGGGTGGAAGGCGGACAGGTGCAGGGCGTCCGGGCCGGTCCGGGCGAGCACCTCGCGCAGTTCGGCGGTGGAGCGGACTCGCGGGTGGCGCGGCAGCCCGGTGAGCACCTCCTCGGCGCCGGCCGCGAACAGCAGCCGGCCGGTCGCCTCCACCGCCCGCAGCAGGGTACGTCCGTCGGCCGGGTCGAGGTCGTACCGGAGCAGGGTGCGCCGGCCGCCGAGGACCCGGCCGCGCGGCCGGTCGGCGATCATCGCGCCGAAGGTGGCCAGCCGGTCGGCGGCCTCCAGTTCGGCGCGCAGCTCCCGTCCCACGCCGGGCAGGACGAAGGAGCCCAGGCCGGGCGGGGGCGCGGTGGCCTCGATCAGGACGCCCTGCCCGTGGAGCTCCTCGATGCCGGCGCTCTGCAGGACGGCCGGCCCGGCGGCCACCGGTTCGGCGAACCGGCCGGCCAGGCTGGTCGCCGGGTGGACGGCGAGGTTGCGGCCCGTCCCGGGGTGGCCGCCGAGGCCGGAGCGGCGCAGCAGCGCGGGTGACTCCAGGGCGCCGGCGGCGACCACCACCAGCGGGGCGAGGACCTCGAACCGGCTGCCGTCCGGGCGGCGGGCGGCGATGCCCGCGGCGCGGGGGCCGCCCGGCCGGTCCGGGTCGGTGAGGACGCGCAGCACCCGGGCGGAGGTGACGATCCGCGCGCCGGCGGCGCAGGCGTCCGGCAGGACCGACAGCTGCACGCTCTGCTTGGCGCCGGCCGGGCAGCCCACCACGCACTGGGTGGAGCCGCGGCAGCCGGGGGCGTTGCGTCGGAGCGGGCCGGCGGCCCAGCCGAGGCGCTCGGCCCCGGCGAGGGCGAGCAGGCCGTTGCGGCCGAGGACGTCGACGGGCTGGACGGCCACCCGCAGCGTGCGTTCCACCTCGTCCAGGTCGGCGGCGAAGGCGGCGGGGTCGGCGAGGTCGATGAGGCCGTGGCGGGACCGCCACCGCTCCAGGACCCGGTCCGGGGTGCGGTAGCAGGTACCGGAGTTGACGACGGTGGTGCCGCCGACGGCGCGGCCGGTGGGCAGCAGGACCGGCGGGCGGCCGAGCAGGACGGTGGCGCCGCCGTCGCGGTAGAGGTCGGTGAAGCGGTCCAGCGGGAGGCGGCGGGCGAACTCGGCGGTGGTGTGGTGCCGGCCCTCCTCCAGGACGATCACGCGCAGGCCGGCCCCGGCCAGCGTCCGGGCGGCGATCGCCCCGCCGGCGCCGGAGCCGACCACCACGGCGTCGGCGGTGGAGCGGTCGGGCCAGGCGGCGGAGGGCACGCAGTCCAGCGGGGGGTCGGCGGGCACGGCGGGGGGTGCCGTGGCGGGCCCGACGGAGGGACCGGTCGGGCCGCGCCGGTGGAGCATCAGTTCGGTGCCGGCGGCCAGCAGGACCGGGAGTTTGACCAGGTCGAGGACGGGCGGCAGGGCGGGCCGGGCGGCGAGCCCGGCGAGCAGCGCCTCGCGGGTGTCGGGGTGGAGGCGGTCCAGGCGGGAGCCGGTCCGCAGCAGGGCGTAACCGTCGGCGGCCGCGGCGGCGGCCCGCAGCCCCGCCTGGGCCGGGACCGGCAGGGCGGCCAGGACGCCCGCCAGCCGCTCCCCCGCCGCGGACGGCCAGTCGGCGGTCCGGTCGTCGGCGAGCAGCGCGGCGGTCAGTCCGCGCAGGCTGCGCCCCGGACGCCGACGCGGGCGGGGCACCGGGCTCGGCAGCGGCGCGTTCGGGTGCGGCGCGGTCGGGTGCGGGAGCGGCGCGGTCGGGCGGGTCATCGGTGGCCTACCTCGGCGTGGGCGGTGGCGGTGAGGGTCCAGACGGCTTCCGGCTGCCAGCGCAGGCCCCGGCGCCGTTCGAGGGTGACGTGGGCGTCGGCGGTCTCGGTGTTGTGACAGGTGGCGGCGGCGCCGTCGGGGTCGGTGTAGCCGAGGGTGAGGGTGCGCTCCGCGTCCTGCCGGACGGTGACGGTGATCCGGTGCCGGGCGGTGCGGCCGGTCACCGTCCACTCGGGCAGGGCGATCCGGGCCCGGAACCGTCCCGGGCCGAGCCATCCGACGGCCGGGCGCAGGGCGGTGCGCGGCCAGGTGCGCCCGGCCCGGTGGAGGCGGAGGAAGACCAGCGGGGGCAGCCGGTCGAGACCGGGGCGCCGGGCGACCGCGGCGATCACCTCCAGGACGTCCCCGCCGCCGAGGTCGGCGTGCAGCCAGGCCCAGCGCTCGGCGTACCCGTGCCCGTGGATCCGGGCGGTCGCGCCGGGCGCGCCGTCCAGGACGAGCCGGCCGCCGGGGTGGGTGACGGTGCCGCTGTACCGGGAGGTGGTCGCGGTGAGCAGGTGGGCGGCGGGGAGCAGGCCCCAGCGCCACGCCCAGCGGGGGAAGGTGTACAGCGGCGGGCCCTGGGGGTGCTCGGTGAGGTCCCAGCCGTACGGGCCGGCCGAGCCGCGCAGCGGGTGGGCGTCCTCGCCCGCCGTCCACGGCCGCGGGCCGGTGCGGGCGTGCTCGGCGGGCCCGGCCGGCGGGTGGAGGGAGATCCAGCCGTGGGTGCGGGCGGGTGTGCCGTCGGTGGGGGCGGTGAGTTCGTGGTGGAGCCAGAGGCCGGTGCCGGTGGCGGGGTCGGTGAGCGTGGTGTACCAGACCTCGGTGCGGCCGGGGGTGCCGTCCCAGCGCCAGGTCCGGGCGGCGGGCCGGTCTGCGGCATGGTGGTCGGCGCGGCCGGGGGCCCCGCGCGGGAAGCGCCAGCCGGCCAGGAACGGGAGCAGGGCGCCCGGCCGGAAGCGCAGCACTCCGGTACCGGCGGGGGCGCCGCCCGGGGCGGGGGCGAGGGTGAACGGGAGCGTGGTCATCGAGCGCCACGGGCGGGCGACGGAGACCGACTTCCAGCCGTCGAGGGTCAGGCGGTCGCCGCCGGCGGTGAACTCCAGGCGGTAGCGGATCCGCCGGCGGGCCACCGGGGAGATCTCCAACTCGCCCGTCGCGTCCGGGTCGTCGGCGAGGCCCTGGATCCGGACCCGGCCGGTGAGGCGGGCGTCGGTGGTGCGGTGAGGGAGGAGGATCCGGTCGGCGCGGACGGCGAGGTCGAGCCGGATCCGTCGCGGCCGGGTCTCCCCCGCCAGGCGCACCGTGCCGTGCATCGTCTCGCGGAAGGCGGTCCCGCGGAGGGGTGTGCGGAGGGGTGTGGTGGCCATGGGGCCCTCCCGTCCCGAACGGTGGGAAGTGGTTGAGTGGCTGAGCCACTCAACCATCGGGCCGACGTACCGTCAAGAGAGCGGCGGGGGAACGGGTTTACCGGAAAGGGCCCGGCCCACACACGCCCGCGCCCCCTGGAGCGCGGGGCTCCAGGGGGCGCGGGACGGGCCGGATCAGTGCGCGGCGGCTTCCCAGTCCGGGCCGACGCCGACCGAGACGTCCAGCGGCGCCCGGAGCGGGTAGGCGCCGGCCATCTGCTCGCGGACCAGGGCCTCGACCTGCTCGCGCTCACCCGGCGCGACCTCCAGCACGATTTCGTCGTGCACCTGGAGCAGCATCCGGGAGCCGAGCCCGGCCTCGGTGAGCGCGCGGTCCACCCGCAGCATGGCGATCTTGACGATGTCGGCGGCCGAGCCCTGGATCGGGGCGTTCAGGGCCATCCGCTCGGCCATCTCGCGGCGCTGGCGGTTGTCGCTGGTGAGGTCCGGCAGGTACCGGCGGCGGCCGAGCAGGGTCTCGGTGTACCCGATCGCCCGGGCCTCCTCGACCACCCGGTGCAGGTAGTCGCGGACGCCGCCGAACCGCTCGAAGTAGGTGTCCATCAGGCCCTGCGCCTCGGCGGGCTTGATGCCGAGCTGCTGGGAGAGGCCGTACGCGGACAGGCCGTAGGCGAGGCCGTAGGACATCGCCTTGATCTTGCGCCGCATCTCGGCGTCGACCGCGGTCGGGGCGACCTCGAAGACCTGCGAGGCGACCGTGGTGTGCAGGTCCTCGCCGCTCTCGAAGGCCTCGATCAGGGCCTCGTCCTCGGAGAGGTGGGCCATGATGCGCAGCTCGATCTGCGAGTAGTCGGCGGTGAGCAGCGACTCGTACCCCTCGCCGACCACGAAGGCGCGGCGGATGGCCCGGCCCTCCTCGGTGCGGACGGGGATGTTCTGCAGGTTGGGGCCCTCGGAGGAGAGCCGGCCGGTGGCCGCGACCATCTGGTTGAAGGTGGTGTGGATCCGGCCCTGCGGGGAGACCGTCTTCAACAGGCCCTCGACCGTGGTGCGCAGCTTGGCCTGGTCGCGGTGGCGGAGCAGGATGACCGGCAGCTCGTTGTCGGTCTGGGTGGCGAGCCAGGTCAGCGCGTCGGCGTCGGTGGTGTAGCCGGTCTTGATCTTCTTGGTCTTGGGCAGTGCCAGCTCGCCGAAGAGGATCTCCTGGAGCTGCTTGGGCGAGCCCAGGTTGAAGGGGTGGCCGGCGGCGGCGTGCGCCTCGTCGACGCAGCGCTGGATCTCGGCGGTGAACTGGGCCTCCAGGCCGGTCAGCCACTCCCGGTCGGCGGCGATGCCGTACCGCTCCATCCGGGCGAGCAGCTCGGCGATGGGCAGCTCCATGTCGTGGAACAGCTCGGCGGCGCCGACCTCGCCGAGGCGGGTGGCGAACAGCTCGGCCAGGTCGAGCACCGCGCGGGCCTGGTTCATCAGGGCACGGGCGGCGGAGCCGGTGTCCTCGTCCGGGGTGTCGAAGCTGAGCTGGCCGGTCTCGGCCTTGGCGGCGGGTGCCAGCGAGCGGGCCAGGTACTCCTCGGCGAGCACGTCCAGGGTGAAGGTGCGACGGCCGGGCTTCTCCAGGTACGCGGCGAGCGCGGTGTCGGCGGTGACGCCGGCGATCGTCCAGCCCTGCTCGGCGAAGGCGCGCATCACCTGCTTGGCGATGTGCAGGGCCTTGGGCGCGGCCGGGTCGGCCAGCCAGGCGGCGAAGGCGCGGTCGTCCTCCTCGCCCAGCTGCGCCGGGTCGAACCAGGCGGCCGAGTCGCCGGCGGCGAGCGCCACCTCCTGCACCCGACCGGTGCCGAGCGCCCACTCATAGACGGCGGCGACCGCGACCAGTCCCTTGCCGTGGGTGTCCAGCCAGGCGGCCAGCGCGCCGGGCTCGGTCAGCAGCTCGCCCTCGACCTCCACGCCGGGGGCCAGCTCTGCGGCCTCCGTCTCGGCGGCGCCGGACGGGTCCATGCCGAAGACCCGCTCGCGGAAGTTGGGGTTGCGGAACTCCAGGGCCTCCAGGATCTGGCCGACCGCGGGCTTGTCGAAGCCGGAGCGGACCAGGTCGTCGACGCCCAGCGGCAGCTCCACATCACGGACCAGCTCGGTCAGCACGCGGTTGCGCTTGACCGAGTCCAGGTGCTCGCGGAGCTTCTCGCCGATCTTGCCCTTGACCTCGTCGGCGCGGGAGACCAGCTCGTCGAAGGAGCCGAACTGGTTGACCCACTTCGCCGCGGTCTTCTCGCCGACGCCGGGGATGCCGGGCAGGTTGTCGGACGGGTCACCGCGCAGGGCGGCGAGGTCCGGGTACTGGTCGGGGCGGACGCCGTACTTCTCGGCGACCTTCTCCGGGGTGTAGCGGGTGAGCTCGGAGACGCCCTTGGTCGGGTAGAGCACGGTGACGTGCTCGGAGACCAGCTGGAGGGAGTCCCGGTCGCCGGTGACGATCTGTACCTCGAAGCCGCGGGCCGCGGCGGCGGTGGCGAGGGTGGCGATGACGTCGTCCGCCTCGAAGCCGTCCACCGCCAGGCGCGGGATGCTCATCGCGTCCAGCAGCTCGTGGATCAGGCCGATCTGGCTCTTGAACTCGTCCGGCGTCTTGGCGCGGTTGGCCTTGTACTCCGGGAACTCGGCGGCGCGGAAGGTCTGCCGGGAGATGTCGAAGGCGACCGCGAGGTGGGTGGGCTGCTCGTCGCGGACCGTGTTGGCCAGCATGGAGGCGAAGCCGTAGACGGCGTTGGTGGACTGACCGGTGGTGGTGCTGAAGTTCTCCACGGGCAGCGCGAAGAAGGCCCGGTAGGCCATGGAATGCCCGTCGAGCAGCATCAGCCGGGGCCGGGAGCCCGTACTCTTGCCTGCACTCTGCGTAGCCACGTCTCGTCCGTCCTGCCGGTTCCACTGCCAGGTCACGATCCTATGGCCCGGCACCGACAGCGACGGCAAGCTCCCGGTGGAGCGCCGCTCGTGCGCGGGCGCCCGCGGCCCGCCGGGACACGGGTCGTACGATCACAGGCGACACAACGACGTGACCCCCAGCGGCAGGAGCACCATGACCGACGCGGCCCCCGTTCTCAACGTGCCCCAGGACGTCCTCGACCACTTCGCCAAGCTCGGCGTCAGCCCGGAGACCTTCTCCGGCGGCCTGCTCGGCGAGAAGCTCGGCATCCGCATCGTGGAGGCCTCCCCGGACCGCGTGGTGGGCACCATGCCGGTCGAGGGCAACCAGCAGCCGTACGGGCTGCTGCACGGCGGGGCCTCGGCCGCGCTGGCGGAGACCCTCGGTTCGATCGGCGCGATGCTGCACGCGGGCCCCGGCCGGTACGCGGTCGGCGTGGACCTCAACGCCACCCACCACCGCTCGGCCACCTCCGGCCTGGTCACCGCCGTGGCCACCGCGGTGTTCAAGGGTCGTACGGCGGCCACGTACGAGATCGCGGTCACCGACGACACCGGCAAGCGGATCACCAGCTGCCGGCTGACCTGCATGCTGCGGGACGTCTAGGACGGACCCGCACGGACGGCCCCTCCCGGGGCGCGTGCGGACACCCCGACCGTCGGGGGCCGGGGGGCGGGCTGGGGAAGCAAGGGCGGCCGCGCACCGGAGGGCACGGTGCCGCGCCCGCACCCCGCACGCCCCGGTAGACCGCCCGTACGCCGCTCCTGCGCCGGCGTACGCCCCCGCGGGTTTGAGGCGCGCCCGGCCCGGGCAGTCCTCGCCTGACGAGGGGGCGGCGGAGATGTCCGGAGGAGGCGAACTCCCGGACGGCGTGCACGGATCCCTCGGCCCGGTGGAGCCGGCCGAGGGCACCTGGGCGGCGTCCGCACGCCCGCACGACCCCGGCGCCCCGCCCGGCCGGCCGCTGGACCGGCTGACGTCCGGGATCCGGCTGACCCGGCGTCAGAGGTACGCCGCCGCAGCCCTGTTACTCCTCCTGGCCACCGCCTCCGCCGGCCGGCCCGGGCAGGCCCCGCGCCCCGAGCAGGCGGCCAACTCCCCACCCCCGTACCCCGCCCAGATCACCCGTTTCAGCTACGGCGGCCCGACGGAGGACGGTGCGCACCCCTTCGTGCTGCGACTCACGGCGACCGACGAGGGCGCCGCCCCGGTGGAGGTCCTCGGCCTGCACCAGCCCTATCCGGGCCTGCTGATCCGGACGTCGGGCCCGCTGCCCGTGGCGATCCCACCCGGTGGATCGGTGGAGCTGCCCGTCGTGTTCACGGTGACCGACTGCGCCACGGCGCCCGCGGACGCCGAGCTCCCCTTCATCGATGTCACGCTGCGTAACACGCGCGCAATCCAGACGGTCAGTCAGATCCTCGGTTCGGCGTACGCCCGTGAGCTGTCACGAATCATCCATATCGCCTGCCCGGATTCCGGAATTCGAACGTCTACGTCCGCTCCACCTTTCCCGGACGGTCCCGTTCGATAATCGGCGATTCCCAACACGACCTGGAATTACGGCCGAGCAGTATGCCGCACGGTGAGACGGCGCGCGCCCGGCCGGGCCCGGCGAGGCCCCGCTGACCACCATGTGAGATTTCCGCGGGGGGTAGTCATAACAAGAGAATCACAGCATGTCCGGACCCTCTGCCACCGGCGCCAAACCCGTTCTAGAGTCACGGCCAGTCACCGCGCCACCGATTGGGCTTGGGCCCAGCGCGCGACCCGGCACCGCCCAGTCAGTGCGGCTGCCTTCCTGATCCAGAAGGGGACCCTCGTGCGTAAGAGTTCAGTTCTTGTCGTGAGCATTGCCGTCGCCGGAGCCCTCACCCTCTCCGCCTGCGGCGAGCGCGGTGAGAAGAAGGGCGGCTCCGAGGCGGCCGGCGGCAGCGTCAAGGTCGTCATCGGCGTGGACGCCCCGCTCACCGGCAAGCTCTCGGCCCTGGGCCTCGGCATCAAGAACTCCGCCGACCTCGCCGTCCAGAAGGCGAACAAGGAGAAGACCGTCCCCGGCGTCACCTTCGAGCTGGAGGCCCTGGACGACCAGGCCAACCCCACCTCCGGCCAGCAGAACGCCACCAAGTTCGTCGGTGAGAAGAACGTCCTCGGCGTCGTCGGCCCGCTGAACTCCAGCGTCTCGCTGACCATGCAGAAGGTCTTCAACGACGGCAAGCTGACCCAGGTCTCCCCGGCCAACACCAACCCGCAGCTGAGCCTCGGCGCGGACTGGGGCAGCCAGAAGTTCGCCCGTCCGTACGCCTCGTACTTCCGCACCGCGACCACCGACGTGGTCCAGGGCAAGTTCGCGGCCCAGTACCTCTACAACGAGGCCAAGAAGACCAAGGTCTTCGTCATCGACGACAAGAAGACCTACGGCGCCGGCCTGGCGAACATCTTCCAGGAGGAGTTCAAGAAGCTCGGCGGCACCGTGGTCGGCAGCGACCACATCAACCCCGACGACAAGGACTTCTCGGCCGTCGCCACCAAGGTGAAGTCCTCCGGCGCCGACTCGGTCTACTACGGCGGCGAGTACCCCGAGGCGGGCCCGCTCTCCGACCAGATCAAGAAGGCCGGCGCGGCCGTTCCGCTGTTCGGCGGCGACGGCATCTACGACGACGAGTTCATCAAGCTGTCGAACAACAACAGCAACGGCGACCTCGCCACCTCGGTCGGCGCCCCGGTCGAGGAGATCGACTCCGCCAAGGCCTTCATCGCCGACTACAAGGCGGCCGGCTACAAGGACCCGTACGCGGCCTACGGCGGCTACTCCTACGACGCCGCCTGGTCGATCATCGAGGCCGTCAAGGCCGTCGTCGCCGACAACGGCGGCAAGCTGCCGGACGACGCCCGCGGCAAGGTCGTCGAGGCCATGAGCAAGGTGTCGTTCAGCGGCGTCACCGGCAAGGTCTCCTTCGACCAGTACGGCGACACCACCAACAAGCAGCTCACCGTCTACACGGTCAAGGACGGCAAGTGGGCCGCCGTGAAGAGCGGCACCTACTCCGGCTGACAGCAGCCCAGCCGGTGAAGCCGGCGGTCCCCGAGACCAGCCCCGGCTGACGCCGCGACCACGACCCGCCCCCGCACGGGCGGTTACGGAAGCAAGCCAGGGCGGGGGGCGCCATGAGCGCCCCCCGCTCTTTCCATCCCCCTCACCACGGAGGCCTGCGGTGCACGAACTGCCGCAAAACCTGGCCAACGGCCTGATGCTCGGGCTGATGTACGGCCTGATCGCCGTCGGCTACACGATGGTCTACGGCATCGTCCAGCTCATCAACTTCGCCCACGGCGAGATCTTCATGATCGGCGGGTTCGGCGCGCTGACCGCCTACCTCGTCCTCCCCTCCGGCGTCTCCCTGTGGGTCGCCCTGCCCATCATGATCATCGGCGGCATCATCGCCTCCGTGCTGGTCGCCACGGGTGCCGAGCGCTTCGCCTACCGCCCGCTGCGGACCGCCCCCCGCCTCGCCCCGCTGATCACGGCGATCGGCCTCTCGATCGCCCTCCAGCAGGTCGTGTGGCGCTTCTACCCGGGTGCCA
The window above is part of the Kitasatospora sp. HUAS MG31 genome. Proteins encoded here:
- a CDS encoding FadR/GntR family transcriptional regulator: MAVEPINRQSVVDVLEHRLREDILDGTHGPGSLLPPERELAAGYGVTRTTLKHALSRLEQAGLLSTRHGIGTRVRDFLRLGGADLLPMLATRDSGWLTEVFEVRRHIGALIARRAATCRTDAQGRRLRDLVDEVGRAEDGDAAQLAEAEVHRELARATGNRVYLLLTNTLLNAYLPVRGALRAPFDDPAVAAARLRPVADAVHAGNPTEAATAAEEYLRTTEHLMLAALPAARR
- a CDS encoding DUF3103 family protein; translated protein: MSLLRPRRTTVAVTTLVLGVLAAGQAAAAPAPAPAPAGQVSTGQVSAIEDGMARTLATTLADPAWQTRLRGATADGPTGLAPLAAQSATAPGRHLAAATADADRGIARAKGLGADLGPLLRVQLADPSMRAALDAGAAPLVATAVADDHARTVRAYDTAGRAHTLDTREIPRQPVYLVDLDGAKALEAGLEVLKREFAAKGVATAQAAGGWWATKINKIEVSDDEEPWFKGAAEMFSLVTGFGQDGKVRVDSVAMPYLRYDGTVYQPNQILVNWSNYKYNLADVVLMEDDGDTNYLALAQAVAAVLLTIADQGAYIPLVNAVLAALPTSWWTDDPDYVDSWYTLARTSSGRLNGATGNGWMEVQPYFVEQF
- a CDS encoding GMC family oxidoreductase, with protein sequence MTRPTAPLPHPTAPHPNAPLPSPVPRPRRRPGRSLRGLTAALLADDRTADWPSAAGERLAGVLAALPVPAQAGLRAAAAAADGYALLRTGSRLDRLHPDTREALLAGLAARPALPPVLDLVKLPVLLAAGTELMLHRRGPTGPSVGPATAPPAVPADPPLDCVPSAAWPDRSTADAVVVGSGAGGAIAARTLAGAGLRVIVLEEGRHHTTAEFARRLPLDRFTDLYRDGGATVLLGRPPVLLPTGRAVGGTTVVNSGTCYRTPDRVLERWRSRHGLIDLADPAAFAADLDEVERTLRVAVQPVDVLGRNGLLALAGAERLGWAAGPLRRNAPGCRGSTQCVVGCPAGAKQSVQLSVLPDACAAGARIVTSARVLRVLTDPDRPGGPRAAGIAARRPDGSRFEVLAPLVVVAAGALESPALLRRSGLGGHPGTGRNLAVHPATSLAGRFAEPVAAGPAVLQSAGIEELHGQGVLIEATAPPPGLGSFVLPGVGRELRAELEAADRLATFGAMIADRPRGRVLGGRRTLLRYDLDPADGRTLLRAVEATGRLLFAAGAEEVLTGLPRHPRVRSTAELREVLARTGPDALHLSAFHPSGTVALGADPATAPADAWGRLRGVHGVLVADASGLPSCPGVNPQLTIMALALGIAREAVRRF
- the polA gene encoding DNA polymerase I, encoding MLLDGHSMAYRAFFALPVENFSTTTGQSTNAVYGFASMLANTVRDEQPTHLAVAFDISRQTFRAAEFPEYKANRAKTPDEFKSQIGLIHELLDAMSIPRLAVDGFEADDVIATLATAAAARGFEVQIVTGDRDSLQLVSEHVTVLYPTKGVSELTRYTPEKVAEKYGVRPDQYPDLAALRGDPSDNLPGIPGVGEKTAAKWVNQFGSFDELVSRADEVKGKIGEKLREHLDSVKRNRVLTELVRDVELPLGVDDLVRSGFDKPAVGQILEALEFRNPNFRERVFGMDPSGAAETEAAELAPGVEVEGELLTEPGALAAWLDTHGKGLVAVAAVYEWALGTGRVQEVALAAGDSAAWFDPAQLGEEDDRAFAAWLADPAAPKALHIAKQVMRAFAEQGWTIAGVTADTALAAYLEKPGRRTFTLDVLAEEYLARSLAPAAKAETGQLSFDTPDEDTGSAARALMNQARAVLDLAELFATRLGEVGAAELFHDMELPIAELLARMERYGIAADREWLTGLEAQFTAEIQRCVDEAHAAAGHPFNLGSPKQLQEILFGELALPKTKKIKTGYTTDADALTWLATQTDNELPVILLRHRDQAKLRTTVEGLLKTVSPQGRIHTTFNQMVAATGRLSSEGPNLQNIPVRTEEGRAIRRAFVVGEGYESLLTADYSQIELRIMAHLSEDEALIEAFESGEDLHTTVASQVFEVAPTAVDAEMRRKIKAMSYGLAYGLSAYGLSQQLGIKPAEAQGLMDTYFERFGGVRDYLHRVVEEARAIGYTETLLGRRRYLPDLTSDNRQRREMAERMALNAPIQGSAADIVKIAMLRVDRALTEAGLGSRMLLQVHDEIVLEVAPGEREQVEALVREQMAGAYPLRAPLDVSVGVGPDWEAAAH
- a CDS encoding PaaI family thioesterase → MTDAAPVLNVPQDVLDHFAKLGVSPETFSGGLLGEKLGIRIVEASPDRVVGTMPVEGNQQPYGLLHGGASAALAETLGSIGAMLHAGPGRYAVGVDLNATHHRSATSGLVTAVATAVFKGRTAATYEIAVTDDTGKRITSCRLTCMLRDV
- a CDS encoding Tat pathway signal sequence domain protein, with the translated sequence MSGGGELPDGVHGSLGPVEPAEGTWAASARPHDPGAPPGRPLDRLTSGIRLTRRQRYAAAALLLLLATASAGRPGQAPRPEQAANSPPPYPAQITRFSYGGPTEDGAHPFVLRLTATDEGAAPVEVLGLHQPYPGLLIRTSGPLPVAIPPGGSVELPVVFTVTDCATAPADAELPFIDVTLRNTRAIQTVSQILGSAYARELSRIIHIACPDSGIRTSTSAPPFPDGPVR
- a CDS encoding branched-chain amino acid ABC transporter substrate-binding protein; protein product: MSIAVAGALTLSACGERGEKKGGSEAAGGSVKVVIGVDAPLTGKLSALGLGIKNSADLAVQKANKEKTVPGVTFELEALDDQANPTSGQQNATKFVGEKNVLGVVGPLNSSVSLTMQKVFNDGKLTQVSPANTNPQLSLGADWGSQKFARPYASYFRTATTDVVQGKFAAQYLYNEAKKTKVFVIDDKKTYGAGLANIFQEEFKKLGGTVVGSDHINPDDKDFSAVATKVKSSGADSVYYGGEYPEAGPLSDQIKKAGAAVPLFGGDGIYDDEFIKLSNNNSNGDLATSVGAPVEEIDSAKAFIADYKAAGYKDPYAAYGGYSYDAAWSIIEAVKAVVADNGGKLPDDARGKVVEAMSKVSFSGVTGKVSFDQYGDTTNKQLTVYTVKDGKWAAVKSGTYSG